Proteins from a genomic interval of Niabella soli DSM 19437:
- a CDS encoding co-chaperone GroES produces the protein MRITADNRFRKLIVIGDRLLIKPLQGNERTASGLYLPPGVQEKEKVQQGYVIKTGPGYAIPVPVEEEPWKSDEDQVKYVPLQAKEGDLAIFLLSGATEILYEGEKYFIVPQGAILMLEREEDY, from the coding sequence ATGAGAATTACGGCCGATAATCGTTTTAGAAAATTAATTGTAATTGGGGACCGCCTGCTGATAAAACCCTTGCAGGGGAATGAACGTACTGCAAGTGGCCTTTACCTTCCTCCTGGTGTTCAGGAAAAAGAAAAAGTACAACAAGGTTATGTTATTAAAACCGGCCCGGGCTATGCCATTCCCGTTCCTGTAGAAGAGGAGCCCTGGAAATCGGACGAGGATCAGGTTAAATATGTGCCGCTGCAAGCCAAAGAGGGAGATCTTGCTATATTCCTGCTAAGTGGCGCCACCGAAATTTTATATGAAGGCGAAAAATATTTCATTGTGCCGCAGGGAGCCATTTTAATGCTGGAACGGGAAGAGGATTATTAA
- a CDS encoding transglutaminase family protein: MDEKKEINALLNLIDDPDGAVYEAVSNRIISYGLPMIPNLEHLWETTEDTAIQERIELLIHRLYFSGLLSDFKQWDEAGHHELMPALLLLAKFLYPETQAAKVLHNIERLRRNIWLELNNYLTPLEQVNVINSIIYNYIGIKGETNNAGRPNEYLIPKIIETKKGNQTGIGALYLLLVEMLDIPIRLLQVPRQFVLGYCKPGLETRAGNYEMEFFLEPSLGQIFTHVDLQHYLNKIGVENDPAFLKPQSNREVIRRVISDFRECFHNGHQQTQYEELSTLIQLLS, from the coding sequence ATGGATGAAAAAAAAGAGATCAACGCATTACTGAACCTGATTGATGATCCCGATGGCGCGGTTTATGAAGCGGTTAGTAATCGCATTATTTCTTATGGCCTCCCGATGATCCCGAACCTGGAACATTTGTGGGAAACAACAGAAGATACTGCCATACAGGAACGCATCGAATTATTGATCCACCGGCTTTATTTTTCGGGTTTATTATCTGATTTTAAACAATGGGATGAAGCGGGTCATCATGAGCTGATGCCGGCCTTACTGCTGTTGGCGAAGTTCTTATACCCCGAAACCCAGGCGGCAAAAGTGCTGCACAACATCGAGCGCCTGCGGAGAAATATATGGCTCGAACTGAATAATTACCTTACCCCCCTGGAGCAGGTAAACGTCATCAATAGTATTATTTATAATTACATCGGTATAAAAGGCGAAACCAATAATGCCGGCAGGCCTAACGAATACCTGATCCCAAAGATCATCGAAACAAAAAAAGGGAACCAAACAGGGATTGGGGCCCTATACCTTTTATTAGTCGAAATGCTGGACATTCCCATACGCCTGCTGCAGGTACCCCGCCAGTTTGTGCTGGGCTATTGTAAGCCAGGTTTGGAAACCAGGGCGGGAAATTATGAAATGGAGTTTTTCCTGGAACCTTCATTGGGGCAGATCTTTACCCATGTAGACCTGCAACATTACCTGAATAAAATAGGCGTTGAAAATGATCCCGCATTTCTTAAACCGCAGTCAAACCGGGAAGTGATCCGCAGGGTGATTAGCGATTTCAGAGAATGCTTCCACAACGGGCACCAACAAACCCAATACGAAGAGCTGAGCACTCTCATCCAGCTACTTTCTTAA
- a CDS encoding DUF4251 domain-containing protein produces MKKANYLILPLLVVILFAAACASQKKAGNSTARMAAMMDDQRYTFVAQSVQPTEDARYNVRNLFPGGSNLYQLTSRYDLKITRDSVIAYLPFFGRAYTAPVDPTKGGIQFTSTKFNYKKTIRKGNYEIQIDLKDNNEVRSLYLTASPSGYASLRIINLNKTPIAYTGIIEDAR; encoded by the coding sequence ATGAAAAAAGCAAATTATCTGATACTCCCTTTACTGGTAGTTATCTTATTCGCCGCCGCCTGTGCTTCGCAAAAAAAAGCCGGCAACTCCACCGCCAGGATGGCCGCAATGATGGATGATCAGCGCTATACATTCGTGGCACAATCGGTACAGCCTACGGAAGATGCCCGCTATAACGTAAGAAATCTTTTCCCCGGCGGCAGTAATCTGTATCAACTCACTTCCCGTTATGATCTTAAGATCACGCGGGATTCCGTAATAGCCTATCTTCCTTTTTTTGGCAGGGCGTACACCGCCCCCGTAGACCCCACCAAAGGCGGCATCCAGTTTACTTCCACAAAATTCAATTATAAAAAAACGATCCGCAAAGGGAATTATGAGATCCAGATCGATCTGAAAGATAACAACGAAGTAAGAAGTTTGTACCTCACCGCGTCACCATCGGGTTATGCCTCCTTACGGATCATTAATCTGAATAAAACGCCTATTGCTTATACCGGGATCATTGAAGATGCCCGGTAA
- a CDS encoding BlaI/MecI/CopY family transcriptional regulator — translation MQDTKSIKPTESELEILQVLWNKGKATVREVHETLLTVKDVGYTTTLKLMQIMNEKGLVKRNDSSRTHIYKAAVNKESTQQFMLNKFISNLFGGSSSQLVLQALGNNNVTPEELDQIQLVLDQLKKKD, via the coding sequence ATGCAGGATACAAAATCAATCAAACCCACAGAAAGTGAACTGGAGATTTTGCAGGTATTGTGGAATAAAGGCAAGGCAACGGTACGGGAAGTACATGAAACGTTATTAACCGTTAAAGATGTAGGCTATACCACCACGCTCAAACTCATGCAGATCATGAATGAGAAAGGACTGGTAAAACGCAATGACTCATCGCGTACCCATATTTATAAAGCGGCGGTGAACAAAGAGAGCACCCAGCAATTTATGCTGAACAAATTTATCAGTAATTTATTTGGAGGATCTTCTTCCCAGTTAGTATTACAAGCGTTGGGCAATAACAATGTAACCCCGGAGGAGTTGGACCAGATCCAACTGGTGCTTGATCAGTTAAAAAAGAAAGATTAA
- a CDS encoding M56 family metallopeptidase, whose amino-acid sequence MSQGIYHLFAALGYALFNSFWQMGVIWLLIIIYRLWRPAHSGTSKSLINFWGLATGFIAFVSTFILALSTTPNGFGYSLFTGAWTQTVFNYGAALYLVLLIVPLRNMFNSSRTIYRLRSGGERAPGFLKIFALDAADYLGIKRKVQLFLSSRVTSPLTIGFLKPVILLPVAVVNQLSVRQLEAIILHELAHIKNNDYLINWVNQVILTILYFNPFARLLVKMQELDREQSADGWVTRFQYDPHLYASTLLQLARNQVSPNTLALHVSGKESQLEQRVRAIMGLAGKPAIPLKKLIILGVFLILSGSYYYSGNTSGALAVPVQTAAVPAYQVAESTPVAVVAGHKTEKNKIKIVPIPVMEQPESNPADNMVYLKITEDPDGKIEAPAKPKPVEEASDASPFFVVNTTVAAPELDSAAEHTVQESMKTFKQIITELAWEKIENHLAETVPEAQKKALKAQVAQAFDRFNWNESADRLRSLYNEINWAKAEAQLNAQLNRLAASKAGTDCQTAVKKLQRAKNDLRQPRVKADSITASVNQLNKNKVTVEAIVEDAPKKIADL is encoded by the coding sequence ATGTCACAAGGAATATACCATCTGTTTGCTGCTTTGGGATACGCTTTATTTAACAGTTTCTGGCAAATGGGCGTTATCTGGTTATTGATCATCATTTACCGGCTGTGGCGCCCTGCACATTCCGGTACCTCCAAAAGTTTGATAAACTTTTGGGGATTGGCTACCGGATTTATCGCTTTTGTGAGCACATTCATTCTGGCGCTTTCCACTACACCCAATGGTTTTGGTTATTCGTTATTTACAGGGGCGTGGACGCAGACCGTATTCAATTACGGAGCCGCTTTATACCTGGTGCTGCTAATCGTTCCGCTACGAAATATGTTCAACAGTTCCCGGACGATCTACCGCCTGCGCTCCGGCGGCGAGCGGGCGCCCGGCTTCTTAAAAATTTTTGCATTGGATGCTGCGGATTACCTGGGCATAAAACGAAAAGTGCAGCTTTTCCTTTCATCCCGTGTCACCTCGCCCTTAACCATTGGTTTTTTAAAACCGGTAATCCTTTTGCCTGTGGCAGTGGTGAACCAGTTGTCCGTACGCCAGCTAGAGGCGATTATCCTGCACGAATTGGCACATATCAAAAACAATGATTACCTGATCAATTGGGTCAACCAGGTTATTCTGACCATTTTATATTTTAACCCCTTTGCGCGGCTGCTGGTAAAAATGCAGGAGCTCGACCGCGAACAATCGGCAGACGGATGGGTCACCCGGTTTCAATATGATCCCCATCTGTACGCTTCCACCCTGCTGCAATTGGCCAGGAACCAGGTGTCGCCGAACACGCTGGCCCTGCACGTTTCCGGGAAGGAAAGCCAGTTGGAGCAACGGGTTCGCGCCATTATGGGCTTAGCTGGCAAACCTGCTATCCCGCTGAAGAAGCTAATAATCCTTGGCGTATTCCTTATCTTATCAGGAAGTTATTATTATTCAGGAAATACCAGCGGCGCCCTTGCGGTCCCCGTTCAAACAGCGGCCGTCCCTGCCTACCAGGTTGCAGAATCCACCCCCGTTGCAGTGGTAGCCGGGCATAAAACTGAAAAAAATAAAATAAAGATCGTACCCATACCTGTAATGGAGCAGCCCGAAAGCAATCCGGCAGACAATATGGTGTACCTGAAGATCACCGAAGACCCCGATGGAAAAATTGAAGCCCCGGCAAAGCCCAAGCCGGTTGAAGAGGCAAGCGACGCCAGCCCGTTTTTTGTGGTAAACACAACCGTTGCGGCGCCCGAGCTGGACAGCGCTGCAGAACATACGGTTCAGGAGTCTATGAAAACGTTTAAACAAATTATCACGGAGCTGGCATGGGAAAAAATTGAAAACCATTTAGCAGAAACCGTACCGGAGGCGCAGAAAAAAGCATTAAAAGCGCAGGTAGCCCAGGCATTTGACCGGTTCAACTGGAATGAAAGTGCAGACAGGTTACGTTCTCTTTATAATGAGATCAACTGGGCTAAGGCCGAAGCACAACTGAATGCACAACTGAACCGCCTGGCTGCTTCAAAGGCGGGGACGGATTGCCAGACTGCAGTAAAAAAACTGCAGCGTGCAAAAAACGATCTCCGGCAGCCGCGGGTGAAGGCCGATAGCATTACTGCATCAGTGAATCAATTGAACAAAAATAAAGTAACTGTAGAAGCGATTGTTGAAGACGCTCCTAAGAAGATAGCGGATCTGTAA
- a CDS encoding RNA polymerase sigma factor has product MDSEELIRQCKKHNRRAQEHIFKQYAPLMMATCMRYLNHRENSEECMLAGFQKFFEKIDQFQFMGAASVTGYLKRIMINECLMELRKNKPVFLTADTVLEPVLNEHSDGLARLSAKEILLLLEKLPEGYRTIFNLYVIENLSHREIAALLKISEGTSKSQLSKARFLLQQLIVAHER; this is encoded by the coding sequence TTGGATTCAGAAGAACTGATAAGGCAGTGTAAAAAGCATAACCGGCGGGCCCAGGAGCATATATTTAAACAATATGCACCTTTAATGATGGCTACCTGCATGCGGTATCTGAATCACCGGGAAAATTCGGAAGAATGTATGTTGGCAGGTTTCCAAAAATTTTTTGAAAAAATAGACCAGTTCCAGTTTATGGGAGCAGCCAGTGTAACGGGATACCTGAAGCGGATCATGATCAACGAATGCCTGATGGAGTTAAGAAAAAACAAACCCGTTTTTTTAACAGCAGACACGGTCCTGGAACCGGTATTAAACGAACATTCCGACGGATTGGCCCGTCTATCGGCAAAAGAGATCCTGCTATTGCTGGAAAAGCTTCCCGAAGGATACCGCACCATTTTTAATTTATATGTAATAGAAAATTTATCACATCGTGAAATAGCGGCATTATTAAAGATCAGCGAGGGCACTTCAAAATCTCAATTAAGCAAAGCGCGTTTTTTGCTGCAACAATTAATAGTGGCACATGAAAGATAA
- a CDS encoding type 1 glutamine amidotransferase has product MVNPTGIVRFAILDLNEGQPNQGMRCIKDIVYRWANEKKIKLVYDVFDVRVKNELPDMSYDIYISSGGPGDPLSTRFDDWDINWNKWLNETLRWNENPGNEQKKFVFFICHSFQLASRHFNAGLICKRKSTSFGVFPIHLLPEGRDTAVFKDLSDPFYAVDSRDFQLIQPNFDILNDIGAYITCIEKDRPHVPYERAVMGISFSPYMMGTQFHPEADAAGMLLHFQNEEKRQTVIDNHGEEKLNSMIDQLKDPDKIIWTNRHLIPGFLNEAYEHIMAANTVA; this is encoded by the coding sequence ATGGTAAATCCGACAGGTATTGTTCGTTTTGCAATTTTGGACTTGAATGAAGGGCAGCCCAACCAGGGGATGCGGTGCATAAAGGATATTGTGTACAGATGGGCAAACGAAAAAAAAATAAAACTGGTGTACGATGTTTTTGATGTTCGCGTAAAGAACGAGCTCCCGGATATGTCGTACGATATTTATATTTCCAGCGGCGGCCCGGGCGACCCGTTAAGCACGCGTTTTGATGACTGGGATATCAACTGGAACAAATGGTTGAATGAAACCCTGCGCTGGAATGAGAACCCCGGCAATGAACAGAAAAAATTTGTTTTCTTTATTTGCCATTCATTTCAACTGGCCAGCAGGCATTTTAATGCAGGACTGATCTGCAAAAGAAAATCCACCTCCTTCGGCGTCTTCCCTATTCACCTGCTGCCGGAAGGGCGTGATACCGCGGTCTTCAAAGATTTGTCTGACCCCTTTTACGCGGTAGACAGCAGGGACTTTCAGCTTATACAACCCAATTTCGATATTTTAAATGACATAGGTGCCTACATCACCTGTATTGAAAAGGACCGTCCACATGTTCCGTATGAACGGGCTGTTATGGGCATTTCGTTCAGCCCCTATATGATGGGCACCCAATTTCACCCGGAGGCAGATGCTGCAGGGATGCTGTTGCATTTTCAAAATGAAGAAAAGCGGCAAACCGTCATCGATAATCATGGCGAAGAAAAGCTGAACAGCATGATCGATCAGTTAAAAGATCCGGATAAGATTATATGGACCAACCGGCACCTGATCCCGGGCTTTTTAAACGAAGCCTACGAACATATAATGGCCGCCAATACGGTTGCGTAG